A stretch of the Musa acuminata AAA Group cultivar baxijiao unplaced genomic scaffold, Cavendish_Baxijiao_AAA HiC_scaffold_481, whole genome shotgun sequence genome encodes the following:
- the LOC103984795 gene encoding LIM domain-containing protein PLIM2b-like — MSFTGTQDKCNACNETVHFIDLLTADGVPYHKTCFKCSHCKGTLSMCSYSFMDGILYCKPHFEQLFKETGSFTKKVPSRTPNKVSSMFSETQDNCASCRKSAYPLEKLTVEGESYHKTCFGCSHGGCTLTPSSYAALDGILYCKHHFAQLFKEKGSYNHLGRVASLKRSSEPVSNNKRLHPL; from the exons ATGTCTTTCACTGGCACCCAGGACAAGTGCAATGCATGCAACGAGACGGTCCATTTCATCGATCTCTTGACAGCTGATGGAGTCCCTTATCACAAGACTTGCTTCAAGTGCAGCCACTGCAAAGGAACCCTTTCT ATGTGCAGCTACTCTTTCATGGATGGCATCCTCTACTGCAAGCCTCATTTTGAGCAGCTGTTCAAGGAGACAGGCAGCTTCACCAAAAAAGTTCCCAGCAG GACTCCAAACAAGGTCTCCTCCATGTTCTCTGAAACCCAGGACAACTGTGCCAGCTGCAGGAAATCAGCGTACCCCTTGGAGAAG CTGACCGTGGAAGGTGAGTCGTACCACAAGACCTGCTTCGGGTGCTCCCATGGCGGCTGCACTCTCACGCCCTCCTCCTACGCCGCCCTCGACGGCATCCTCTACTGCAAGCACCACTTCGCGCAGCTGTTCAAGGAGAAGGGGAGCTACAACCACCTAGGCCGGGTGGCTTCTTTGAAGCGGAGCTCTGAACCTGTGAGCAATAATAAGCGACTGCACCCTCTGTAA
- the LOC135660335 gene encoding uncharacterized protein LOC135660335, translating to MKPTFSSLTSTFRLPNSFPGVPYFSLKRPAAAPRRAPGLRVCGSCSGRPRESPRIGDPEPPWLLHPPGAAPKHPSSGDAPLVGFRIKGSAVGIPFSLRLVQLKKKRMNSRRPRAPPDTDLGDIGSAVWSLAYAMEEIQRSVLSSDYDGETRAGAPKDAAESLVWLFQNVFCTSPDLVVRLLVLLSEFLAASSKREIPDAIVFDTAEAAASRCWFDVGILDEDEEARSYDGGRPDFKRRRAAYENMISSGLTTSLILSNYAQLLYQYEKDLDRAEYFFRWAVMQEPADAEAMSRYAFFLWRGRGDLEASEEMFLEALQADPESQHHGGSYALFLWSTGGLGTCYPLGDGGDADGEEP from the exons ATGAAGCCCACCTTCTCCTCCCTCACCTCGACTTTTCGTCTCCCCAACTCCTTTCCTGGAGTTCCCTACTTCTCCCTCAAGCGTCCGGCTGCTGCTCCACGAAGAGCCCCCGGCTTACGTGTCTGCGGCTCATGCAGCGGACGGCCCAGGGAGAGTCCACGTATTGGCGACCCTGAACCCCCATGGCTCCTCCACCCTCCCGGCGCGGCGCCCAAGCATCCTTCCTCCGGCGATGCGCCGCTCGTCGGCTTCCGAATCAAGGGTTCCGCTGTCGGCATCCCCTTCTCCCTCCGCCTCGTGCagctgaagaagaagaggatgaactCCCGCCGCCCGCGGGCGCCTCCCGATACCGACCTGGGCGACATCGGGAGCGCCGTGTGGTCGCTGGCTTACGCCATGGAGGAGATCCAGAGGTCGGTTCTCTCCAGCGATTACGATGGCGAAACCCGCGCTGGCGCTCCGAAGGACGCCGCCGAGTCCCTCGTCTGGCTCTTCCAGAACGTCTTCTGCACCTCGCCTGATCTCGTCGTCAGGCTTCTCGTTCTCCTGTCCGAGTTCTTGGCCGCTTCCAGCAAGAGGGAGATTCCAGATGCCATCGTATTCGATACGGCGGAGGCTGCGGCTTCCAGGTGCTGGTTCGACGTCGGAATCCTCGACGAAGACGAAGAAGCTAGAAGTTATGACGGTGGACGTCCCGACTTCAAGCGGCGGCGCGCGGCTTACGAGAACATGATCTCATCCGGGCTGACGACCTCTTTGATCCTGTCCAACTACGCGCAGCTCCTGTACCAGTACGAGAAGGATCTCGACAG GGCGGAGTACTTCTTCAGATGGGCGGTGATGCAGGAACCCGCGGACGCGGAGGCGATGAGCAGATACGCTTTCTTCCTGTGGCGCGGGCGGGGCGACCTCGAGGCCTCGGAGGAGATGTTCCTGGAGGCATTGCAGGCGGACCCTGAGAGCCAACACCATGGGGGAAGCTATGCACTGTTCCTGTGGAGCACCGGTGGACTGGGGACTTGCTATCCCCTCGGAGATGGTGGTGATGCGGATGGTGAAGAACCGTGA